From the Cryptosporidium parvum Iowa II chromosome 2, whole genome shotgun sequence genome, one window contains:
- a CDS encoding CysQ, sulfite synthesis pathway protein, which translates to MSLDEFNKLCYETNLDSKVVISAREVVEIGFLASKVIMEIYKNIDAELRINYKDKDNSPVTTADLNANEIICAKLSSKWPQIPIISEESETDTWENRQKYKICWLIDPLDGTKEFLRRNGEFTVNIGLCENGKPTLGVVSIPNTGISFFSFNNLGGAYKIATLNSSNVICGKTSLEFIPKSNKPFPNNGVIRILKSHNYKCPILDLFSEKFFQNNIKIPFGSSIKFIELIESRADIYPRFHDCMEWDTCASHIIIRQTCGDIYKLETFFSGSETQFKLGEPLTYNKEVLINPYFVAANEKVIETLRNRILSKSD; encoded by the exons ATGAGCTTagatgaatttaataaattgtgTTACGAAACTAATTTAGACAGTAAAGTGGTCATTTCTGCTAGGGAGGTTGTCGAAATTGGGTTTCTTGCTAGCAAAGTTATTATGGaaatttacaaaaatattgatgCGGAACTaagaattaattacaaGGATAAAGATAACTCTCCAGTCACAACAGCAGATTTAAATGCGAATGAAATCATTTGTGCTAAACTCTCTTCAAAGTGGCCGCAAATACCAATAATTTCAGAAGAATCGGAAACTGATACTTGGGAAAATAGGCAAAAGTATAA gATTTGTTGGCTCATTGATCCTCTTGATGGTacaaaagaatttttgaGGCGAAACGGTGAATTCACTGTGAATATTGGACTTTGTGAAAATGGCAAACCAACCCTTGGAGTTGTATCGATTCCAAATACTGgaatatcatttttttcgtttaataatttaggAGGAGCTTATAAAATTGCTACattaaattcttctaaCGTAATTTGTGGCAAAACCTCACTTGAATTTATCCCCAAATCAAATAAACCATTTCCCAATAATGGAGTGATTAGAATACTAAAATCTCATAATTATAAATGCCCCATTTTAGACTTATTCTCAGAGAAATTCTTCcaaaacaatattaaaattccATTCGGATCATCgattaaatttattgaaCTTATTGAAAGTCGTGCTGATATCTATCCAAGGTTTCATGACTGTATGGAATGGGACACTTGTGCGAGCCATATTATTATACGGCAAACTTGCGGTGATATTTACAAGCttgaaacatttttttctggATCAGAAACCCAGTTCAAACTAGGGGAACCACTTACCTACAATAAAGAAGTTCTAATTAATCCATATTTTGTTGCAGCAAATGAAAAAGTTATAGAAACTTTAAGGAATAGAATACTCTCAAAATCAGACTAG